A window of Chryseobacterium aquaeductus genomic DNA:
AGTTTTAGGAAGCTTTGAGCAATTTCCGATAAAATTGGCTTGGGCGGTTACGATTCATAAAAGTCAGGGTTTAACGTTTGATAAAGTGATTATCGATGCCGGAAAAAGTTTCACAGCAGGTCAGGTCTATGTGGCTTTATCGCGTTGCCGAACTTTAGAAGGGATTGTTTTAAAATCTAAAATCACTCCCGAAGTGATCTTTAAAGACAACAGAATTCTTCAGTTTCAGGGTGATACTTTTGCCAATGATAATGTGGAAGAAATTCTTAACAGAGAAAAGTACGATTATAGTATCAGAAAAGTTCTTCGTTCTGTCGATTCTCAATGGCTTTTAAAAGAAGTTGAATTATGGAATAATCTTTCCATCACCACAAAAAGTATCGACCACGCTAAATCTAAGATGCTTTACACTCAACTAAAACGCGACGTCGTTAATCTTGGGAAAATTTTCGAAAAACTAGAGCGAATTATTTTTCAGAAAGTCAATAATTTCATCAACCAAACTGAAGAATGGAGTGAGATTGAAAGTAAAACCAAAGGTGCTGTCAATTTCTTTTTCAATGAAGTCAAAGACAAAATTTTCAGTCCGCTGAAAGAATTTTATTCTGAAATAAAAGGAGTGAAAGGTCTGAAAAATTACAATGAAGAACTGAGAAGCTGGCTCGAAGATATTGAAGAATATTTGAATGGTTTGAAAACCGCTCATCTTTTGGAAACGAAACTTTTAGATGAAAAAAATGATAAAGAAGTCAGCATGAAAATTGCGAAAGTTCCTTCTCAGGTTCTGACTTTCCAATTATTTGAACAAGGGAAAACCATTTCAGAAATCGCTTTGGAAAGAGGTTTGGTAAAGGAGACGGTTTTGGGGCATTTAGCAAAATTTGCCGAACAAGGTTTGCTTGATTTGTCGAGAGTAATCACTTCTGATAAAATTAAAACTTTTGAAAAAGCTTTTAAAACCGATCCTAAAGAAACTTTAAACGAATGGAAAAATGCGTTGCCTAATGATTTTGATTTTAATGAAATCAGGATTTTGATTAATCATTTTACGCATAAACTTGCGAAGGGAAAAGAAAGTTAATTATTTATTATTCAATTTCGTCTTGCGCAATATGATTGATGTGGTAACCTACAATTTTTATAATTCCATTTTCTTTTAGCATAGAGAATGTTTCTTCAGTCATACCAGATTCTCTTGCTACATTGTAGATCAAAAGATATTGACTTTTTGCGTCCGAACCCTTTACCACCAAAGTTTCCCATTTTACAAGATCATTTTGCTTTATAATGCCCCTGTGATTTTGTGTATCGAGATTAAGTTGATTAAGTTTCTCTTTACTTGTAATTTCAAAAAATTTATCGCTAAATAACTCGTACATCTTATCTTGATTAGAACCATATTGCAGTTCCCAATAAAATTTTTCGGCAACTTTTTGTGCTTCATCTTTATCTGATTCTCTGTTTGAAAATGTTTGATTAAAAGAACAACTTACTAATGTTGCTAAAATAAAAAATAATAGAATTTTTTTCATATAATATTTCTAAAAATAAAAGTAAAGTTTACTGGAAATTAAAAACTAAACCAAATCTAAGAGTAACTTTCTTTTGTTATTATCCCAGAAGCTGGTAAAACGAAAGTTTTATCATTTTCAAATGCATCACTAAGATAATCATAATCTTCAGAATTTAGTAATATTTCAAATTTGGGTGCGTTAATAATTACTTTACTGGTATAACAGGATGTATAATTTTATTATGAATAATGTCTTATTTATCAGTATTCCAATTTTTATTTTGAATTCCACATTACTTGTCGGTAATGTTATTTAGATCAATTATTTCTTTGTTCCCAATTATTTTATGACGCCAAACCGCAATCACATTGGTATCTGCATGATGCTCTTAAGGATTGTTTTCTAATAATTTTTCTTTAATATTATATGCTTTTTGATAATCGCTAAACAATCCTTTGAGTTCAGATGGCAAAAATATTCCATCTAATGAAACAAGTTCCTCTAGATGACTTATTTTTGACCACTTTTTGTATTTATTCCAAGAGAAATCATCGTAATTATTTTCATCGTACTTTCCTCTAGCAGTGTATTAAATTTTCATTTGTTTTTTTGTATCAGTGCACAGTCAAATATACATGATAATAATCCAAAAGTACAAAATTGATATATCAATTATTTTTCAATAGTTTTCCCACAACGTGCCAATCAATTCCATCAATTACAAAAAGTAACTATTGCTAACTATTAGCTCTAGATTTGTATTTCAATTATTATTAATGAAAAATTTTGAAATATCAGTGCTTGATCTTGCTCCCGTAAAGCAGGGAAAAAGCATAAACGATACTTTTCAGGATAGTCTGTCTTTGGCAAACTTTGCTGAAAATTTAAATTATAAAAGATTCTGGCTTGCCGAGCACCACAATATGGAAAGCATTGCCAGTTCTGCAACTTCAGTTCTTATCGGCTTTATTGCCAACGGAACAAAAAAAATAAGAGTCGGATC
This region includes:
- a CDS encoding helix-turn-helix domain-containing protein, with protein sequence MNNHFFELIEHTNRSVFLTGKAGTGKTTFLNEFVKKTRKKHIVVAPTGIAAINAGGVTIHSMFGLPLRTFLPTTDRIDGSLGNNIADLQQHFKYRKDKLKLLREVEVLIIDEVSMLRADVLDMMDFSLRFIRRNNQRFGGVQMLFIGDLYQLPPVVRDEHILKMFYQSPFFFDSLAIKDIPLLTIELTKVYRQTDENFLEILNSIRDGDVANIDFEHLNERYDPEFNAGEDSYIYLCSHNKLADDINQQKLAEIKVSPATFEAKLFGEFKENQFPNEQFLELKIGAQVMFIRNDISGEKKYFNGKIGEISALDEKEIKVILAGSEREITVKREVWEQKKYSLDGEKNIKEEVLGSFEQFPIKLAWAVTIHKSQGLTFDKVIIDAGKSFTAGQVYVALSRCRTLEGIVLKSKITPEVIFKDNRILQFQGDTFANDNVEEILNREKYDYSIRKVLRSVDSQWLLKEVELWNNLSITTKSIDHAKSKMLYTQLKRDVVNLGKIFEKLERIIFQKVNNFINQTEEWSEIESKTKGAVNFFFNEVKDKIFSPLKEFYSEIKGVKGLKNYNEELRSWLEDIEEYLNGLKTAHLLETKLLDEKNDKEVSMKIAKVPSQVLTFQLFEQGKTISEIALERGLVKETVLGHLAKFAEQGLLDLSRVITSDKIKTFEKAFKTDPKETLNEWKNALPNDFDFNEIRILINHFTHKLAKGKES